Proteins encoded in a region of the Pelmatolapia mariae isolate MD_Pm_ZW linkage group LG6, Pm_UMD_F_2, whole genome shotgun sequence genome:
- the cfap52 gene encoding cilia- and flagella-associated protein 52, translating into MDLETESIPRLELEAVIGFNGHVSSGLRVHPDNEHMIYPLGCTIILKRIKDGKQEFLHGHTNNVTCISVSKSGLYIASGQVNFMGFKATIIIWDYATRTIYTELVLHKAKVEALAFSPNDKYLVSLGGQDDGSIVVWNIETKQAICGSPASAQSAGHSLILQYSNTNDNIFVSAGSGTLRVWELDLPNRKIRPTECQTGKLKRTVKCLEISEDDQFIFCGTMSGDIMKVNLKTKLLNHCGPAKSKYSMGVNVINILKSGDLLVGCGSGTVTLCSGTNFRTLKKVDLEKAVTSIATLGDGKEFFVGTEAAQMYRFNYEKFKVELISTSHNDAVKDVAILFGTSELFATCSDEDIRVWYTGKPKELLRITIPNVTCNSVDFMFNGQSIISAWNDGKIRLFGPESGKLMLIIHNAHTMGATAIAGTRDCKRIVSGGGEGQVCVWELKPRSYRLLEAMKKHKAAVTCLKIKSDDTECVSASSDGTCIIWDIVRFVVRQMMIANTLFRTVCYHPEEFQIITSGTDRKVAYWDVFEGKSALRELEASQSGAINGMHISQDGKYFVTGGDDKLVKVWDYMLGGVTHVGVAHGGSITSVKICSNSRNLVSTSADGAILRWKFPHPPSS; encoded by the exons ATGGATCTTGAAACAGAAAGTATACCTCGGCTGGAACTGGAGGCTGTTATTGGCTTTAACG GACATGTTTCTTCTGGCCTAAGAGTCCATCCAGACAACGAACACATGATCTACCCTCTTGGATGCACAATCATTCTGAAGAGAATTAAAGATGGCAAACAGGAGTTCTTACATGGCCATACAAACAATGTAACCTGTATTTCAGTGTCAAAAAGTGGACTGTATATTGCCTCTGGACAGGTCAACTTTATGGGCTTTAAG GCTACAATAATAATCTGGGACTATGCGACCCGAACAATCTATACAGAGCTGGTGCTCCACAAGGCAAAGGTAGAGGCACTGGCCTTTTCTCCTAATGACAAGTACCTGGTGTCCCTTGGGGGTCAAGATGATGGCAG tatAGTTGTGTGGAATATTGAGACTAAGCAAGCTATATGTGGGAGTCCAGCTTCAGCGCAGAGTGCTGGTCACTCCCTGATTTTGCAATACTCAAACACAAATGATAACATCTTTGTGTCAGCAGGGAG TGGAACGTTGCGAGTTTGGGAACTGGACCTCCCCAACAGAAAGATCAGGCCCACAGAGTGTCAGACAGGCAAGCTCAAGAGGACTGTGAAATGCTTAGAG ATTTCAGAGGATGATCAGTTCATTTTCTGCGGCACCATGAGTGGAGACATAATGAAAGTTAATCTGAAGACAAAGCTTCTGAATCACTGCGGTCCAGCTAAATCAAAATACAGCATG GGTGTCAATGTCATAAATATACTGAAGTCTGGGGACCTACTTGTAGGCTGTGGATCTGGCACTGTCACTTTGTGTTCTGGGACTAACTTCAGAACTCTTAA GAAAGTCGATCTGGAAAAGGCAGTAACCTCCATTGCTACATTAGGAGATGGAAAGGAGTTTTTTGTTGGCACAGAGGCTGCTCAGATGTACCGCTTCAATTATGAGAAATTCAAAGTGGAACTCATATCCACCAGTCATAATGATGCTGTCAAGGACGTAGCCATCTTGTT TGGAACATCTGAACTTTTTGCAACCTGCTCAGATGAAGATATCAGAGTGTGGTACACAGGCAAGCCTAAAGAGCTGTTGCGCATCACTATACCCAATGTGACCTGCAATTCGGTGGACTTCATGTTTAATGGACAAAGCATCATCAGTG CATGGAATGATGGTAAGATTCGTCTGTTTGGACCAGAAAGTGGAAAACTCATGCTCATCATTCACAATGCACACACAATGGGTGCAACGGCCATTGCTGGCACAAGGGATTGCAAAAGGATTGTCAGTGGAGGGGGAGAAGGACAG GTGTGTGTTTGGGAGCTGAAGCCACGTAGCTATCGGTTGCTGGAGGCCATGAAAAAGCACAAAGCTGCTGTCACTTGTCTCAAAATCAAGAGTGACGACACAGAGTGTGTCTCTGCAAGCTCTGACGGTACCTGCATCATCTGGGACATAGT GCGATTCGTAGTTCGTCAAATGATGATTGCCAACACACTGTTCCGGACTGTGTGCTACCATCCAGAGGAATTTCAGATCATCACCAGTGGCACTGACAGAAAG GTTGCCTACTGGGACGTGTTTGAGGGTAAATCTGCCCTCAGAGAACTTGAGGCCTCGCAGTCTGGTGCCATCAATGGCATGCATATCTCACAGGATGGCAAATACTTTGTGACAG GTGGAGATGATAAGCTGGTGAAGGTGTGGGACTACATGTTAGGTGGAGTAACCCACGTAGGGGTAGCTCATGGTGGCAGTATTACCAGCGTGAAAATCTGCTCCAACAGCCGCAACTTAGTCAGTACAAGTGCAGATGGAGCCATTCTTCGCTGGAAGTTCCCTCACCCTCCTTCCTCTTAA
- the LOC134628631 gene encoding oocyte zinc finger protein XlCOF6.1-like, producing the protein MGPDTTPVPKTESAEESPEIVVVKIISESDSSDASVTEPENAKQPQSNTSDKCYPCTVCGKVFDRPSKLERHKPVHTRKPKTLHNCEHCNKSFTQQEKLIRHQNCHSRTNKHPCPDCGKVFNRPSKLERHKRTHTKQPKVPHQCSYCMKTFSKLNKLIRHKRMHTGEKPFTCSVCGKGFSESGHCKAHEKTHEEQPEKPHSCADCGMCFFKASELRRHFRSHTGEKPFKCTLCESCFSRSEGLKRHMRSHTGERPYKCIICGKQFYSRQDLNIHGLTHTGEKPHLCPVCGKGFSQLGNMKEHEQNVHIKSEKYICNECGATFTRYKSLTKHRRTHTGERPYLCLTCGRRFSWSHSLSRHRRSHAHRQMAGDTSKEILSFEGPSENPDSVT; encoded by the exons ATGGGCCCAGACACCACACCTGTCCCTAAAACAGAGTCTGCAGAGGAAA GTCCAGAAATAGTGGTGGTGAAAATAATCTCAGAATCAGATTCCAGTGATGCTTCAGTGACCGAGCCAGAGAACGCCAAACAGCCACAGAGCAACACATCAGACAAGTGTTACCCTTGCACTGTCTGTGGCAAGGTATTTGACAGACCGTCAAAGCTTGAGAGGCATAAACCTGTACACACGAGGAAGCCCAAGACTCTTCATAACTGTGAGCATTGTAATAAGAGCTTTACACAACAAGAGAAGCTGATCCGACACCAGAATTGCCACAGTAGGACTAACAAGCACCCCTGTCCTGACTGTGGAAAAGTGTTCAATAGACCCTCAAAATTAGAGAGGcataaacgcacacacacaaaacaacccaAGGTACCTCATCAGTGTTCATACTGCATGAAGACGTTCAGCAAACTTAACAAACTCATTCGTCACAAGCGTATGCACACTGGAGAGAAGCCTTTCACCTGTTCGGTCTGCGGTAAGGGATTCTCCGAGTCAGGTCACTGCAAAGCACACGAAAAGACACACGAGGAGCAGCCAGAAAAACCTCACAGTTGTGCGGATTGCGGGATGTGTTTCTTCAAGGCCTCGGAGCTCCGTAGGCACTTCCGCTCccacacaggagagaagccTTTCAAATGTACCTTATGTGAGAGCTGCTTCTCTCGCTCTGAGGGACTGAAAAGGCACATGAGGAGCCACACAGGGGAAAGACCATACAAATGCATTATCTGTGGCAAGCAGTTTTATTCTCGCCAGGATTTGAATATTCATGGATTGACCCACACAGGGGAGAAGCCACATCTTTGCCCTGTGTGTGGTAAAGGCTTTTCACAGCTGGGCAACATGAAAGAGCATGAACAAAATGTTCATATTAAgtcagaaaaatatatttgtaaTGAATGTGGAGCAACTTTTACGCGATACAAGTCACTGACAAAGCATCGGCGGACACATACTGGAGAGAGACCCTATTTGTGCCTCACCTGCGGCCGCAGGTTTTCATGGAGCCATTCTCTCAGCAGACACCGGAggtcacacgcacacagacagatGGCTGGGGACACATCCAAAGAAATACTAAGTTTTGAAGGACCTTCAGAGAATCCCGACAGTGTAACATAA